A genomic window from Plasmodium malariae genome assembly, chromosome: 10 includes:
- the SR1 gene encoding serine/arginine-rich splicing factor 1, putative, whose translation MVMRDSLSRIYVGNLPSHVTSRDVENEFRKYGTIVKCDIKKTVSGAAFAFIEFEDARDAADAIKEKDGCDFGGNKLRVEVPFNARDNGKYNSRGGRGMMSRGVKSRRGKYVVEVSGLPLSGSWQDLKDHLRDAGECGHADVFKNGTGEVSFFHKEDMLEAIEKFNGSTFRSHEGEKTKITIRQKKTSWRRDEGGYGRYNSRNRSYSSRSYSRSDKRSYTRSRSRSYSSRSYSRSRSRSGSSSSRSRSRSMDRRRDAYDKKRSYSRSLSYQERRRNNRSISKSGSRSGSRSESRSVSRSSSWSHKRRH comes from the exons atggtTATGCGTGATAGTTTATCAAGAATTTATGTCGGTAATTTACCATCTCATGTAACATCAAGAGATGTAGAAAATGAGTTTCGTAAATACGGTACTATAGTAAAATGTGATATCAAAAAAACAGTATCAGGGGCTGCTTTTGCATTTATAGAATTTGAAGATGCGAGGGATGCAGCAGATgcaataaaagaaaaagatggCTGTGATTTTGGAGGCAATAAACTAAGAGTGGAAGTTCCATTTAATGCAAGAGATAATGGCAAATATAATTCTAGAGGCGGTAGAGGAATGATGAGTAGAGGAGTTAAATCGAGAAGAGGAAAATACGTCGTTGAa GTTTCTGGGTTGCCTCTGTCAGGTAGCTGGCAAGATTTAAAAGATCACTTAAGAGATGCGGGGGAATGTGGGCATGCGGATGTTTTCAAAAATGGTACAGGTGAagtatctttttttcataaagaAGATATGCTTGAAGCTATTGAAAAGTTTAACGGGTCTACTTTTAGATCACATGAAggagaaaaaacaaaaataacaataagaCAGAAAAAGACATCATGGCGTCGAGATGAAGGAGGATATGGTAGATACAATAGTAGAAATAGAAGTTATTCAAGTAGAAGTTACTCAAGAAGTGACAAGAGGTCGTATACTAGAAGTAGAAGCAGAAGTTATAGCAGTAGAAGCTATAGTAGAAGCCGAAGCAGAAGTGGAAGCTCAAGTAGCAGAAGTAGAAGTAGAAGTATGGATAGAAGAAGAGATgcttatgataaaaaaagaagttatTCTAGAAGTTTATCATACCaagaaagaagaagaaataatagaTCAATATCTAAATCTGGATCCAGGTCTGGGTCGAGATCTGAGTCTAGATCAGTTTCTAGATCCTCCTCATGGTCACATAAAAGAAGACATTAG
- the PmUG01_10027500 gene encoding conserved Plasmodium protein, unknown function, whose product MRNIKRRTIANLNYDSSSIDTNIPDKGSNTSLRKGLRTGKQNKSTSDDPSDGEKELGENITELKLSYMKKKKKKSALDKNAHTRTKSMYLSAVGNTLSLKRGNTSLPKTKGKIMMAYPHLVSKYSTNNVKPQIEESVKQGNDQEEKKEKEKEKEVEDEYGEVGDVNSEVGDVDSEVEDVNSEVEDANSEVEDVNSEVEDVNSEVEDVNSEVEDVNSEVENANNEVEDVNSEVENANYEVEKKSNEEEDKEQSHRNDEGRRKKISSKRESIFQRLATANTISSSNKIVNEKLRKQFTENIYSIMKMGPTKSFNVKLDNNITYSSFMPYNKARKLNMEKKLNIMKAKSQMLKIAEKYMSTDKMKSCKMMERRNTQSLIKNIKLITEGIEVWGPFLPKKREEIKATRKLGYVPNYLKEIITEREKSNNWVNGELCGEMDNITNGIMSNKFNGESCNKSRNNLTQGKNGKMVLRKSSGMQGFTLFENMIALNNIGKVYVWDGYQWKNIKILYESFLSISTTKNGYIICINRKFKPGYLMNNKYFHKMDTFTDTYFLKIVTSIKNKIWGINLRGELQKWNKYEWKEEKKAYGISKLKSLAFDRNNKLWVLDQQDYFYIFDIEYNNWMLKNINGTNIKDFDFNENNFLVAVTNHGMIKIYKNNKWIKYGILAEMKIASFHFIRRVEE is encoded by the exons atgagaaatattaaaagaagaacTATTGCAAATTTAAACTATGATAGTAGTTCCATTGATACGAATATTCCTGATAAAGGGTCTAACACTTCATTGAGAAAAGGACTACGTACAGGTAAACAGAACAAATCTACAAGTGATGATCCATCTGATGGAGAAAAAGAGTTAGGTGAAAATATTACAGAATTAAAATTGTcctatatgaaaaaaaaaaaaaaaaaaagtgccTTAGATAAAAATGCTCATACAAGAACAAAGTCCATGTATCTAAGTGCTGTTGGGAATACACTAAGTCTAAAGAGGGGAAACACTTCATTACCGAAAACAAAGGGGAAAATAATGATGGCGTATCCTCACCTTGTTTCGAAATATTCTACGAACAACGTTAAACCCCAAATTGAAGAGAGTGTAAAGCAAGGGAACGAccaagaagaa aaaaaagaaaaagaaaaagaaaaagaagtagAAGATGAATATGGCGAAGTAGGGGATGTAAATAGCGAAGTAGGGGATGTAGATAGCGAAGTAGAAGATGTAAATAGCGAAGTAGAAGATGCAAATAGCGAAGTAGAAGATGTAAATAGCGAAGTAGAAGATGTAAATAGCGAAGTAGAAGATGTAAATAGCGAAGTAGAAGATGTAAATAGCGAAGTAGAAAATGCAAATAACGAAGTAGAAGATGTAAATAGCGAAGTAGAGAATGCAAATTACgaagttgaaaaaaaaagtaacgAGGAAGAGGACAAGGAACAAAGCCATAGGAATGATGaaggaagaagaaaaaaaattagtagtAAAAGAGAATCGATATTTCAAAGGCTAGCCACAGCTAACACTATAAGTAGTAGCAACAAAATTGTAAATGAAAAGTTAAGGAAGCAATTTAccgaaaatatttattcgaTTATGAAAATGGGTCCAACAAAATCCTTCAATGTGAAATTAGACAATAATATAACTTACTCTTCTTTCATGCCATACAATAAAGCCCGAAAgttaaatatggaaaaaaagttaaatataatgaaagcAAAATCacaaatgttaaaaatagcAGAAAAGTATATGAGTACAGATAAAATGAAATCTTGCAAAATGATGGAAAGAAGGAATACGCAAtctttaattaaaaacataaaattaattacagAGGGGATAGAGGTTTGGGGGCCATTTCTGCCGaagaaaagagaagaaataaaagcgACAAGGAAGCTTGGATATGTTCCAAATTATTTGAAGGAAATAATAACAGAACGTGAGAAGTCAAACAACTGGGTAAATGGCGAGCTGTGTGGGGAAATGGACAACATAACGAACGGCATAATGAGCAACAAATTTAATGGTGAGTCATGTAACAAGTCAAGAAACAATTTAACACAAGGAAAGAATGGAAAGATGGTGTTAAGAAAAAGCAGCGGAATGCAAGGTTTCacattatttgaaaatatgaTAGCTCTTAATAATATTGGAAAGGTCTATGTATGGGATGGGTATCAATGGAAGAACATAAAGATTTTATATGAATCTTTTTTATCCATAAGTACTACTAAAAATggatatataatatgcattaatagaaaatttaaaccagggtatttaatgaataataaatatttccatAAAATGGATACATTTACagatacatattttttaaaaatagtgacaagtattaaaaataaaatatgggGTATAAATTTAAGAGGAGAATTACAAAAATGGAACAAGTATGAAtggaaagaagaaaaaaaagcatatggCATCTCTAAGTTAAAATCATTAGCATTtgatagaaataataaacttTGGGTACTAGATCAACAAGACTATTTCTACATTTTTGATATAGAATATAACAATTGGATGctcaaaaatattaatgggactaatataaaagattttGACTTTAATGAAAACAATTTTCTTGTTGCTGTTACAAATCATGGGATGAtcaaaatttacaaaaataacaaGTGGATCAAATATGGCATATTGGCAGAAATGAAAATAGCaagttttcattttatacGGAGAGTTGAGGAATAA
- the PmUG01_10027600 gene encoding conserved Plasmodium protein, unknown function: MRKISRLLVRKLNPSVNLNRINSAHLLKHLENVCEHIFEVGRYNIQKPLRPGYYNRLLHGKEKGTGRKRKVNYIVNNVERNNKLFQQVYQYFDKAKVLLPEFGPTGILRLLYALLKIRNFDFEKNKRKKATILKYIEYYILRSSIHDEIYNFWKHITLNDIVLLFKMFIKNNYFSYELINKLINEVINNVKYSVPSDLVIFLCTYHVYKSKIKFKRYKIREVCLSENSLKMFYKNVIRNNSFDITNKEMCNFITLFSLYGKNIPLNERVEIYKKSVAHIKKTKFTYSPDHVKNFIISFFRIHNFIQKTSYHNSSTCSNVNTPNEFLKILFELYNKRNIDVKVEEELYILDKSLKNCYYDYDSLDNIIFNIKNNISHLNNKNKIKFINLVAKLRNVYNTGEQGITLITSKTKFIDVMLRQILSDCVSFINMKYKLVPWSFRHVLLRHQLYSQIHMRALPNKCELGV; this comes from the coding sequence atgagaaaaatttCTCGTCTCTTAGTTAGGAAGCTTAACCCCAGTGTCAATTTAAACAGAATAAATTCCGCACACTTACTGAAACATCTTGAAAATGTATGCGAGCACATATTTGAAGTGGGTAGGTACAACATACAAAAGCCGCTAAGACCTGGGTATTATAATAGATTATTGCACGGAAAAGAAAAGGGAACgggaagaaaaaggaaagtCAATTATATTGTTAACAACGTggaaagaaataataaattgtttCAACAAGTGTATCAATATTTTGATAAAGCAAAAGTTTTATTACCAGAATTTGGTCCAACAGGTATACTTAGGTTATTATAtgctttattaaaaataagaaattttgattttgaaaaaaataaaagaaaaaaagcaactatattaaaatatatagaatattacATATTGCGAAGTTCAATACATGATgaaatttacaatttttggAAACACATCACATTAAATGATATTGtgcttttatttaaaatgtttattaagaataattatttttcttacgaattaataaacaaattaatcaACGAGGtaattaataatgttaaatattCTGTACCGTCTGACTTGGTCATATTCTTATGTACATATCATGTATACAAAAGTaagataaaatttaaaaggtACAAAATAAGAGAGGTATGTCTATCTGAAAATTCTTTGAAgatgttttataaaaatgttatacgTAATAACTCTTTTGATATTACAAACAAGGAGATGTGTAACTTTATAACCCTCTTTTCACTATATGGTAAAAATATACCCCTAAACGAGAGGGtagaaatatacaaaaaatcagttgcacatataaaaaaaacaaagttcACATATTCCCCTGACCATGTtaagaattttataataagcTTCTTTAGAATACATAACTTTATCCAAAAGACGAGTTATCATAATAGTAGCACCTGCAGCAATGTTAACACTCCAAacgaatttttaaaaattttattcgagttatataataaacgCAATATAGATGTCAAAGTAGAAGAGGAGCTGTATATTCTAGACAAATCATTAAAGAACTGCTATTACGATTATGATAGTTTAgataacataatatttaatataaaaaataatatttcccatttgaataataaaaataaaataaaatttattaacttAGTTGCAAAACTACGAAATGTTTACAACACGGGAGAACAAGGGATAACTCTGATAACCtctaaaacaaaatttattgaTGTCATGTTAAGGCAAATTTTAAGTGATTGTGTATCATTTATAAACATGAAATATAAACTCGTGCCATGGAGTTTTAGGCATGTTTTATTACGTCATCAGCTGTACAGTCAGATTCATATGAGGGCATTGCCAAACAAATGCGAATTGGGGGTTTAA
- the PmUG01_10027700 gene encoding 60S ribosomal protein L12, putative, with translation MAKRPDPNEIKYVFIRQVGGEVGASSVLSPKLGPLGLSPKKVGDDIAKETQSWKGLKICVKLTIQNRQAKIEVVPTSASLILKELNEAPRDRKKVKNIKHNGNLKLEQVYSIARLMKEKSRAKEFKGTVKEMLGTCNSIGCTVDGKKPTTIQEMIDSGEINVPDS, from the exons ATGGCAAAAAGACCAGATCCcaacgaaataaaatatg TTTTCATCAGGCAAGTAGGAGGTGAGGTAGGGGCTTCGTCTGTTTTATCCCCCAAATTAGGTCCACTCGGTTTATCCCCCAAAAAAGTTGGAGATGATATAGCAAAAGAAACACAATCATGGAAAGGGTTAAAGATATGCGTAAAATTAACTATTCAAAACAGACAAGCTAAAATAGAAGTAGTACCAACGTCAGCATCTTTAAtcttaaaagaattaaatgaaGCACCTAGGGATAGAAAGAAAGTGAAAAACATTAAACATAATGGAAACTTAAAATTAGAACAAGTTTATTCTATTGCTAGATTGATGAAAGAGAAATCTAGGGCAAAAGAATTTAAAGGAACAGTTAAAGAAATGCTAGGGACCTGTAACTCAATTGGTTGTACTGTAGATGGAAAAAAACCTACAACCATTCAAGAGATGATAGACTCTGGTGAAATTAATGTACCAGATAGCTAA
- the RPL2 gene encoding 60S ribosomal protein L2, putative, whose product MGRVIRGQRKGRGSIFRSHNHHRKGAAKLRHLDFCEKKGYIKGLIKDIIHDPGRGAPLAKVIFKRTEKYGKKEELMVATEGMFTGQYISCGTKAPLSVGNVLPIGKMPEGTLICNLEHRTGNRGTLVKASGCYATVVGQSEDGKKTKVRLPSGAKKTIDARARAMVGVVGGGGRIDKPILKAGVAHHKYKVKRNCWPKVRGVAMNPVDHPHGGGNHQHIGHPSTVSRSAPAGQKVGLIAARRTGLLRGAKKTKLVGKTED is encoded by the exons ATGGGAAGAGTTATAAGAG GTCAAAGAAAAGGTAGAGGATCCATCTTTCGATCACACAACCATCATAGAAAGGGAGCGGCAAAATTACGCCACTTAGATTTTTGTGAGAAAAAGGGATATATTAAAGGATTGATAAAAGATATTATACATGATCCTGGTAGAGGTGCACCATTAGCGaaagtaatatttaaaagaacagagaaatatggaaaaaaagaagaattaatGGTAGCAACAGAAGGAATGTTTACGGGTCAATATATTTCATGTGGAACAAAAGCTCCATTATCAGTAGGTAATGTATTACCAATAGGAAAAATGCCAGAAGGTACTCTAATATGTAATTTAGAGCATAGAACTGGTAATAGGGGTACATTAGTAAAAGCATCTGGTTGTTATGCAACAGTAGTTGGTCAATCAGAAGATGGTAAGAAAACGAAAGTTCGTTTACCATCTGGTGCTAAAAAAACAATTGATGCTAGAGCAAGAGCAATGGTTGGTGTAGTAGGAGGAGGAGGACGTATTGATAAACCTATATTAAAAGCAGGAGTAGCACATCATAAATACAAAGTTAAAAGGAACTGCTGGCCAAAAGTTAGAGGTGTAGCTATGAACCCTGTTGATCACCCACATGGTGGTGGTAACCATCAACACATAGGTCATCCATCCACTGTATCAAGAAGTGCTCCTGCAGGACAAAAGGTTGGTTTGATTGCTGCCAGAAGAACGGGATTGTTAAGAGGTGCAAAGAAGACCAAGTTGGTCGGTAAAACGGAAGATTAG